From Scatophagus argus isolate fScaArg1 chromosome 2, fScaArg1.pri, whole genome shotgun sequence:
GTGAGACAGTGTACTTTGTGACCTTAAACAAGCTGCAGATTCAAATGTCATGATTCTTGTCATTGGGTCACACAAAAGCAACTTGTCAGATGGGCATAACCCTTCACATGCTTGTCCCAGCCATACAAGCATTTTCCCTGAAAAGATTCAAGGTCTTGAGGTGCTAAAAATTTCTCTGAATATTGAACTTAAGCTATATACTTAACTTATATACTACTTAAAATATACTTTGACCAAATGATGATTAATTTCTGCAGGAGAAACTGTTCTTGACTTACAGCTTGTTGACGACTTCCTTCAGGTCATTGGTCTGAACCTCACGGGTCATGATCTCCATCATCTTCTTGCGGATCTGGCGGACCTGCTGGTGCTGGGCATAGGAGGTCTTTCTGATCTGGTTGGTGCGCTTCTTTGTGAAACCCACGCAGAACAGACGCAGAAGGTAGCCATCGGTGGTCTTCACATCCACATGGGCTTCAATCATGGTCTGAATGAAGACAGATCAATCCTGATTAGATGTCGCAGTGAGGATTTCACCCCACAACAGTTTCAACCTGTCATCTTTCCATTTGTGACAGTACCTATATTCCAAACAGCGTGGTAATCTAACTCATCATGCTCACATTCCTTGCACCTGCCATCTATTTCCTTCTTCACATAAGATACACTCTCATAACCAGATGGCAGGTCTGTTTACTTGGTGTTTGCGAGATTCACTTATTTAAAAgctttgtaaataaaacaagcaaaatgtctTTACATTACGAGAGGATGAACAGCATGACCTTTTGCAACCAAGATACATATCGAGTCAGTAACCATAAGCAGTATGTCTGGTgagcaaaaatacatttgaaactTTAATCCAAATGCTTCATAGTATTATTTGAAAAGTGTGGGGAAAAAACGACCCAAACACCAACTTCACTTCTTTTCTAGAGCTTCATAGAGCTCAATATAAAGATACCCTAGCTGTTCAGGAGTACAAAATGCTCCTAAACTCAAGGCAGCACTGCTCCTGCAGGGGCAGGGAGGAAATTATAAGActactgaaaaaagaaatgcaacatGGAGTCTAACTGAAGcctttttgctttgcttctaacaaatgtaaaaactcCTCAGGAGGTTTGCTACTGATCTCCGTAATACACAAATGCCACATGAGTACAGGACAAATCATACAATTAATTTTCATGCCTGTTTTGCCCCCAAAGAAAGCTCAAccctctgttctttttttctagTAAGGTCTCTTCAGTTGCATTTAGAGGCTCTTCTGTACCAGTTTACTTCTGGTACCACTAAAGTAGTTAATTAAGCAAATAAAAGCAGCCAGCCTAAAAATTCAAACACCTGACCTTTTAGTTTCAACCAAACATTGCCACTGATCCTCAAACCAGATTATCTTGATCTGTAACATTTACTAAATAAGGCACATAAACCTGATGATTAATTATAAATGTTGTGGAATAATAAACTTCTAAAACAGGACTAGGTAACAACCAACGTTTGAAGTCTAATAAGGATCATGCAAGTACTGATTTGGTATTGTTGCCTCAACACATAATGGCTACAGTTAAATTTTGAGGCAGACACAGAACACCCTTTCATCATTACCTGCCACTTCTTGACCATGGAGCACATCTTGTCGCGGGTCAGGTCCATGCCGTGAAAGTTGGTGAGGCAGTTCTTGCCCTGAACATCCTCAGTGATGAGCTTGAACTTGCGGAAGGCCACCTCGTCGTTCTGCAGGTCAGCGAGGCTCACCTCAAACACACGTCCCTTAAGACCATCTGAGGCGATTCCTAGGTGGTTGCAGGATGATGCATACAAGTTAGAAATGAAGCACATGTACAGATTAACGTAACTGCAATCTTTGGAACATGTGGAACCTGAGTATTTGGGATATGACTTTCTGAGAAATAATCAGCAACCACCATTTGGGACTGAAACACTATCCTATATCACCACTACAAAACGAAGGCTATCCACATAGTTGCCACTTATTAGGTTTTTAAACAGCATCTAAAGTTTCATCCGTAAGTTTGACTATCATCTCAATCATCCCTCACGGACAAGGTCTTTACACAATGACAGTAATGTGTGGGACAGTTCTATTAATGCAATGCAGTATTAATGCAAATGATCACTTTTCAAACTTACTGGTTCCCTGAGTCCTGGTGACCAAGGTCTTGCCAAGATTGCGGATGTTGAACATGGCTGGTGCCTTGACATCATACCAGTCCTTCTTGGAAAAAGGGTCCACACTGCATGAGAACAAGTAGAAATGATAATCCACTCTATACAAATCATAATCCAGACGGGACTGGACAGTGGGCTTACGACCTTACGTCGGCTAGCAAGCCGACTAAGCACGCACTCCAGCGCACACTAATCAGACCAGAGAACAACACGGATAACTTAGCTCCAGCAATTCAATGTCAATGATTTCCCAAACGACTTTACCATACAATTCAGCCACTCCAGTAGCCCGGTGCAACTACGGTTATCCTCATTTGTAATCAATTAACTGTCGCATTTGACTGCCATGTTGATAGGTAAGCTCGGCTAAGTCCATGCTAACATTTGGTAGCCTATCGCAAATAGTCACTGGTAGTATGTATGTGGCCAAACTGGTGTTTTTTTAGGTTTCCATAGGCAGACCTCCTAGAAACCCAAGAGACAAATatgataaacataaataaattgtaaCGAACTAACACAGGAACACGGCATGCTACAACTTCATCCAGCGCAGCAGAGGCCGGCGACGACGAGACTAGTACTCGCCCTGTAACATCTATTTAAAATCATCTTCATCCTTCACATTTCTTAAACACATTTGACATTATTGAAAAATGCAAAGCCTCTTTCGAGTAACAATGAGTGAATTTGCTACTTACATCTTCTTTTTGGCACCTTTCTTGCCGCCTTTGGTCAGCCTCTTATTCTTGCCGACTGCCATGTTGGCTACagggagtgaaagaggaggaaattCGAAATCCCGCGAGAAATAAAGAGACTGACCGAGGTTGTGAGATTTGTCTTATCTCGCGAGTCCTTGTAACTTCTCTTGGCGCCCTCTGTTGGTGAGAGGCTAATATTTCATCTAATAACGTCATGGAATAAGCTTTAATGGGTAAATTATcctctttgtgttgtgtatggaagcaaataaataccacaataatttaattttataatCAACCGAATTTTTTAATTGTTGAATTAAGACATTACTGAATCTGAAACTATTTAAATAACGCAGACTTTATTCAGTTTGAAAAATCTCTTTGTGATTTTATGTGTAGGAGCAAGTTGCACAGATTTGTTATAGCCTAATATAAGTCACCAAGAATAAGTAATCAAGCCTAAATCAAATTCCTCCACATTtgcatcttttttaaaattaattaaagtttGATGAGACACAAATgagacacaaaaatgaaaaatcatgcaaaattaagaattaattaaCCACAGATTTCAGCAGACCGCATTGCATTACCTTAAGGCAATGAATATgatcattaaaatgaacatttcaacGATGTAAATCCAGTATTATTCATTTCTTCACGAAATTCAAACTGTTACAGTATTTATTTGCTTCCATACATATCATGTATATGTAAGTGCTGTACatggtgttttatttgtattgtaaCTACCCAGTAATGATGTTGTGATACTTgtattataaaagaaaaacgaTCATCCCTGAACAAGCAGAACCAGTCTTGaggtgtgtctgggtgtgtttCCACACTGGTATAGCAACAAAGGGGATGATTTTGACAACTGATAAAATAgaagcaaagtaaaaaaaaaaaaaaaaaaaaagtaagataagataatcctttattagtcccattactgggaaattacaatgtgcTTGTGTTCATTAGTTCATTATTTTTCCTCAGGCTGTTAAATGACTGTTGACCAGGCACTGGTGAAGTAATCACATTTATATGTTAGTATCAAAACAAGTAACTAAATTCTGATAAATGCAGTTTCAGGCAAGAATatcattaaaatgcaaactgGAGAGGAAAAATCTGACATCAGACAGAATCAAAGACAATGCAGGAGAGACACTATCCATCACTACTCTATGTGGTGCTACCAATAAAATTTAAACTATGAAATCCTAAGACATGTGGTTATGGCTCAATATTGTGGTTCTACATCCttttatacatttatgtttgcaattttgttttgtagtcAATCTAAAATCTTGTTGTTTGAACAAGCATCACAATCAAGAATCTGGCTTTAATGACAGGTGTGGAATTTTCTTTTGTCATCTCGtacttttctctccatctgaaAGCAAAGCTCTTGTTAATTGCTTATTGATTTAACTGTTGTCTCTGACACTAACTCATTTTCAGAAATAATAACCTATACTGTTCAGATAGTAAAACGTGCAGACAAGATGGCAGAAGGAGAACAAAAGATAATTGCAGTAAAACGTTGATATGCCACAAAATGTCTCATTATCTCTACAGAGCCCAGTTAGAAAAAACAATGAGGTACGGTTCATGTTCAACTCAAAGGTCAGTGAAAAGCTTTTCAAAGCCTTATTTAAGAAGGTCTACCTCTGGGCTGCAGTGAACAAGCCTGCTGATTTCAGGTCATTACATCAGAGATGAGGCCTGTGTCTCATGGGCTGTGCTGCTGGCTTCCATGACTCCCAGGGTCCCCGAGGGCTCAGCTACACTTTACCAGGAGGTCAGTGGCGACGGTGACGCCAGCTGCCTCTGTGGCAACAACCCTCACAGTTGCTCATCCGTTCTGCAGAGCAAATATGAACTCACCAGGATGAGCAGACAAAGCACAAGACAAATACTTGAAAATTCAGGCATTGTTTAATACATAGAGTGGACCTGTTATAACTTATCAGGTTAGGGCTGATTTGTATTTCATGCAGTAATAGACATGGATAAAACTGGGACCTGACATCTATTCGGCTATGTAAACATCACACATGGTATGGACTGTTGGTGGTAATCTGAAAAGGCAAGCAAAGCAGAGCTGTCACTTTGCTTTAGTGTTTGGTTTCCACTGCCGCGGGATACAGACATCTGTCAATGTGCCCGCTGTGCTGCAGGAAAGCCAAGTTCTAAATACATTTCGGctctcctttgtgtttgtgtttagtgcttGTACAACATATTAGACTATTGTAGCAAGAATTGCAAGTTTGGCTCTGTGGGCTCATAGTATGGTACAgtaatgtattcatttatggTATTCGGTCATCTGGTATATTCTGAGATGTAATTTTATCTACAGTGGCTGAATGATCTAGAATTTTCTAAATTCATATAATATCCTCTAATACTATAAAGTcagaataaaaagatatttGGTAAGTGGCAGAAAGCAGTACTCTGAGTAGTTTGACTTGCTTTATCATAAACTCGTCAGCCTAATGGAGGCTGAATTTCTAACTGAAATTTGGTGAAATTTTCTTTACATGAGTAGAATTAGTACCATAATGTAACAGCACTCCATTATAAGTTAAGTTCTACAAGTTCTTCATTTAGAATCATGACTTTTTTTCCTAATGTGGAATCTGAAATGTAGTGTTCTCATAAAGTAGCATCAGTACTCGAGTACATGTACCTATACGTTGTACTCAAACACCAGTACTTGAACAAATGCACTTTGGTGGTGGTGAAATGTAAGTCGCTGAAACTGAATACAAATGGAGACGCTGCTGACTTTGACTGAACCCTTTGGGTGTCGGGCAAGACAGTCACCTGAGCGGCACACACCTGCCATTGAGCTGAATAGACTCAGCTCCCCACTGCGCATGCTCCGCTAACTCAAGGGCTACACTGTCATGGCGCTGACGAGCTGAAGCTACCGGGGTAAATCAGGAAGAGAATGCAGCGCAGCTGGGTTAACGCTGACATATAAGCAAGTCTGTAGAGTTTCCCGGGGAGGACCGAGTGGACCTGCGTCCTTCGCCTACTTCCACCGGAGCGGCTGACGGACTTGCCAGCACCAGTTTGTGAGTTTTTGCTTCTGCCGAGCGCGCTACCTGTCAAGTGTCCGTACTCAAGTGACAATAGCAACTTCCACTGCCGAACGGAGATATTAAAGTCGCCGTATCCTCGTTTGCCATTTGACCGGCCAGAGGAAAAACCGGGTTAAGGGCGAGCTCTGCTTTACTCGCTTCTCCCCCTGCTACCTGCAGCACTACTCCGCACGGCTTTTAACAGCATTAATCCACCCGTCTGCTATCAAGTTACGGACCAGGAGGGAAAGGAGTAGTTCACTGAGGAGCGAAGCGGTGACATTTCCACTATCGCGGTGTCAACGGCTAACGAATTCCCTCCGTTCGTGCGACACTTTCGAGGCTCATTCGTCAAACTGTTTTGGATGGGGAGGAAAacgttttgtttgtgtgcctgtggaCTGTCAACAACTCAGCTGAAGGGGAGGTAgatccctctttctcctccgaCATCGGCTGCACTGTCACCGTTGGAGGTGAACAGGTGCCTTACCTGTGAACGCCACCTGTCCCGTTCTTCCTTCTTTAGCAATGGCTAGCGAGGAGACAGCGGGCGCTGCGCGGCCAGGTGATGGAAAGGACGGGAGATCGGGCGCCATGGCGCTCAACCCCGGAGTGCCTATCAGGGGGATAAGGATGAAATTTGCCGTGCTTGCTGGCCTGGTGGAAGTTGGGGAAGTTTCCAACCGAGACATTGTGGAGACGGCGTTCAACCTGGTAAGCTGATTAGAAGAGCTCAGGATAGGCCTTAGATAGCCCTGTCACGGTGCGGTACTGACATCTACTAAAACGTTTGGAAAAGTCTGACATCATTCtcatgtgcatttaaaaaaagcGTGGGTGATTTCGCGGTGCTTTACGAGATTAATTAGAATACTTGAGCACCGATTGTTTTACTGTGACTTCAGGGTGAGCGGCAAACACTGGAAACTGTCAGTCACAGTTTCCTTTCTCACCGGTTGCTCTGATTGTCCGCTTTGCCCTTAGTTGAAATGGTATATCCTTTAGTTATTGAATATCTAATTGCTTGGTCACCCAGCGTTTTCAGTGCGAAAACTACTCTGTTTAGCCTTGCATATTGGGTTACAGTTCTCATTCAGAATATTTCTTATTTCCTCAATATTTCTCATCTTAATTTATATTCCCGTTACAAGACAACGCACACTTTTCCTCAGCTTTTGACTAAGTGACAAGAATCTTCACGGCTGAAAAGCTGTTGGAGGCAAATCATctggtcctttttttttttttttgtgatgtattCAGGTCAGGCAGCGTGTACGCCTCATCTGTCTACTACCTGTTGGCCACCCTAAAGTCCTTACTTATCCAGCTTTGTCtgcctgcagctctgacagcccTTTGGCTGCAGGAGGTTTGAAATGGCTTTGCAGCTCCTGCTCGAGAATGAATGAAACTGCCAGTAACAAGGAAGTTTAGCGTGAAGGAGAGAGTGTGCTCAGCTGGAGCTGGGCTGGTTAGGTGAGAGGAGAGCTGGAGGTGGAACCTGCAGAACTGCTTTGTCACTGTGGCAACACAatggagtctttttttttttttttaaaagaaaagggaggCTCATCCTCCATGTCTGAAGCCAGAACATTTGCTCCAATACC
This genomic window contains:
- the rps3a gene encoding 40S ribosomal protein S3a translates to MAVGKNKRLTKGGKKGAKKKIVDPFSKKDWYDVKAPAMFNIRNLGKTLVTRTQGTRIASDGLKGRVFEVSLADLQNDEVAFRKFKLITEDVQGKNCLTNFHGMDLTRDKMCSMVKKWQTMIEAHVDVKTTDGYLLRLFCVGFTKKRTNQIRKTSYAQHQQVRQIRKKMMEIMTREVQTNDLKEVVNKLIPDSVGKDIEKACQSIYPLHDVYVRKVKMLKKPKFELGKLMELHGEGGAGSAAKATGDDAGAKVERADGYEPPIQETV